In Desulfomonile tiedjei DSM 6799, a genomic segment contains:
- a CDS encoding DUF433 domain-containing protein, with amino-acid sequence MSEKELLERITVNPNIFGGKPIIRGRRLAVEHILSMLAAGDTIDTILEGYPWLEREDVLACLVYARPENAYQ; translated from the coding sequence ATGAGTGAAAAGGAACTGCTGGAACGCATAACCGTCAACCCGAATATCTTTGGAGGGAAGCCCATAATTCGTGGTCGTCGACTGGCGGTAGAGCACATCTTGAGCATGCTTGCTGCGGGAGATACTATTGATACCATCCTCGAAGGCTACCCTTGGCTCGAACGCGAGGACGTTCTTGCTTGTCTCGTCTATGCCAGACCAGAAAATGCTTATCAGTGA
- a CDS encoding type II toxin-antitoxin system HicB family antitoxin: protein MKFLVTLDRDEDGMWITECPSIPGCVSQGKTKDEALENIKEAISLCLEVRSEMGLPLTVNH from the coding sequence ATGAAATTCCTTGTTACCTTAGACCGGGACGAAGATGGAATGTGGATAACGGAATGTCCCTCGATTCCTGGATGTGTGAGCCAGGGAAAGACAAAGGACGAAGCCCTGGAAAATATCAAGGAGGCTATAAGCCTATGCCTTGAGGTCCGATCGGAAATGGGTCTACCCCTGACAGTCAATCACTGA